A region of the Geminocystis sp. M7585_C2015_104 genome:
AACACCCATCCCCCGCACCCTCGCCCTAACCCTCCATGGAGACTTAGATGTCAGTCAGATAGACGAATTGCCCCCTGGCAGACAACCCATAACTACCAAAGTCTTGACGGGAAAACAGCGTTTACAAGCCTATGAGTTAATAAAAAGAGAAGTAGCTAATGGCAGACAGGCATATATTATCCTTCCCTTGATAGAAGAGTCGGAGAAACTAGAAGTAAAAGCCGCCACTAGGGAATATGAAAGACTAAGCCAAAAAGTCTTCCCTGACTTCCGGGTGGGATTACTCCACGGCAGAATGACATCCCAAGAAAAAGAAGCCTCCCTCAATGCCTTTCGCAATAACGAAACCCAGATAATTGTCTCCACCACCGTCGTCGAGGTGGGAGTGGATGTTCCCAACGCTACAGTGATGTTAATAGAGAATGCCGAAAGATTTGGCCTCTCACAACTACACCAACTAAGAGGGAGAGTCGGCAGGCAAACACAAATCCTATTGTTTCCTAGTTACCAACAGTAAAACCCCCGAAACTGTCCAACGGTTAAACATTTTAGAGCAGTCCCAAGATGGTTTTTTCATTGCCGAAATGGATTTAAGACTAAGGGGGCCCGGAGAAGTATTGGGAAATCGCCAATCGGGATTGCCCGACTTTGCCCTCGCAAGTCTAGCAACAGACCAGGATGTTCTTATGATGGCACGAAATGCCGCCGAAAAGCTAGTCACCCAATGGGCTAACAACAATCCCGAAAACTGGCGGTGGGAGAGGGAATTGGCCAGACGTCATCAAAAACTGATGGGGGGAATTTTAACCTAAGACAATCCCTAACTTTTTTGTTGTTTTGGTGTCCTTGTAATTACCACATCAATTAAACCGTACTCCTTGGCTTCCTCGGCAGACATAAAGAAATCCCTTTCCGTATCCTCCTCTATTTTCTCCAAGGGCTGACCAGTGTGTGCTGCCAAATAGTGATTAAGCTGTTTTTTTAGATACAGAATCTCCTTGGCCTGGATTTCAATATCCGCCGCCTGTCCTCTTGCGCCCCCTAGGGGTTGGTGAATCATGATGCGGGCATTGGGCAGACTCATTCTTTTTCCCTTCGCCCCTGCACTCAGTAGGAATGCCCCCATGCTAGCGGCCAGACCTACACATATAGTACAAACATCTGGTTTAATTTGATTCATGGTATCATATATGCCCAACCCCGCAGAAACTGACCCTCCGGGGGAGTTGATGTAAAGGTAAATATCCTTGTCCGGATCCTCTGCTTCTAATAGTAGCAGTTGGGCGACTATGGAATTTGCCAGTTCATCGGTAACCTCTTCCCCCAGAAATACTATCCTCTCCCGCAATAAACGGGAGTATATGTCAAAGGCGCGCTCCCCACGCCCCAAATTTTCAATTACAGTTGGTATCATTTAGTTTTTCTCTTCCTCTAATGGGATTTTTTTTGTTTGCTTAACCTCTATTTTAACTCATATTAATGAGAGCCCCCACCCTAATAATCCAACTCCAGACTTGCCACCACCACTGCTGTAAAGGCAAAAGCCAACACCAACGGGATGGGGCAATTCCACACCATACTACCAATTGTTCCCAAAACAGTGACCACCAAACTGGCCAGTAGCCACATCTTCTCCTCTGGGGAGAAACCCTTTTCTGCCTTTATCTGCAGCAACACCTCCTTGGGTATTGGCAATGGCATTACTGCCTGTGGGGGAAAAGCCCAATAATTCTTACGTTCTAAAAACCAATCTGTCCATCCGTTTTGTTCACACCACTCTTGTATCCATTCGTCGCAAAAATGCTTCATTTCCCCTCTTTTTTTTCTCTCTTTTCCCTCTTTCAATCCCTTGTCACCAGTCTATCAGAACTCCTCTATTTTCGTTCATTTTCTTTATCAAATTTAATATTCTCTTTTGAGTACTTATACTTATTACCTTATACTTACTGGAAAGGAGAAACACAGAGGGGAAAAGGATACTTATCTGCCAATGGCAAACCTGTTTAAGACAAATAAGCTGTGCCAAAATGCCAAATATTTCCCTGCCATAACCAGTTTTAAAATGTGCTTGGTACACCCAGTCTCTTTTTAGGAGTTTTCCTATTTTATAATCCAGTTAATAGTGGCCTCCCAAGACAGTTAATTATTACTCCCACCCCTGTAACAATTGTTGCCTGAAAGAATGGTTGTCGTTGGCAGGGTTTAAAAGGGTTCAAATTAGAATCAGCCTGTAGACTGCGTCGTTTTAGCCCGGTAGGATACTGAGGAAAATATAGTATAGAATAAAACCCATTGCAGAAAGGGGGTAGGATGTGGGGGGCTATTATTTATGTTATTATCAACGGTTTTCAGCCGTTGGACTAACTGTTCTACTTCTACCTCCAGACTCATGGACTTTAACTTCTGTCTTATACACCTTCAAAGGTCTTATATGAGAACATTATCAAGTAGAGTGTTCTTTAACCCATGTAAGAAGGCCTAAAAGAGGTATAATTACAGTCTAACTACAAAGAACTATAAAGGCCGGTGAGGTTTTTTCAGCAGGTTTACGGGGAATATAACATAGCTATAGGCCTTCCTGATGGGACGGGGCCGCAGACTCAGGTTAATACTCAAAGGGTATGGTATTTTGGAAAGATATAGGGTAAAGAAGAATACAGACAAATACAGGCCTGTTGATAATAAATCTTTAGCCCCCTTTACAGA
Encoded here:
- the clpP gene encoding ATP-dependent Clp endopeptidase proteolytic subunit ClpP, producing the protein MIPTVIENLGRGERAFDIYSRLLRERIVFLGEEVTDELANSIVAQLLLLEAEDPDKDIYLYINSPGGSVSAGLGIYDTMNQIKPDVCTICVGLAASMGAFLLSAGAKGKRMSLPNARIMIHQPLGGARGQAADIEIQAKEILYLKKQLNHYLAAHTGQPLEKIEEDTERDFFMSAEEAKEYGLIDVVITRTPKQQKS